In Treponema vincentii, a single window of DNA contains:
- a CDS encoding flagellar motor switch protein FliG, with the protein MSDLESEIQRRGLIKVSREGDQKESPYRRVAKFLYLIGEAQAAKVLQKLTREQIEKVVAEMLTIRYVDKDEAAYILSEFTALYNEAKNSVGGVETAQGILTAAFGGEKAREIIERAIPPAAERPFDFLDGIDGEKLKRLLADEMPATQALVLSQLEPKIAAAYITGLNDAEKKDIVLRLARLKTISPEILQTVSTSMREKFTRIRTGSATEAIDGRAVLAAILRRSDSETEQFILQNIAEANPELEQNIRERLFTFEDVLIADDRFLQKKLSGMESSVIAALISYKPEVFVKKILDNISKNRQQFILDDQASNPVSVRECREVTNRFLQELRKSWEDGELLLFGKDGDDVWIT; encoded by the coding sequence ATGAGTGATCTGGAGAGTGAGATACAGCGGCGCGGATTAATAAAGGTATCGCGTGAGGGTGATCAAAAAGAGAGTCCTTACCGCCGCGTTGCAAAGTTTTTATATTTAATCGGAGAGGCGCAAGCGGCAAAGGTACTGCAAAAGCTTACCCGCGAGCAAATCGAAAAAGTAGTAGCGGAAATGTTGACCATCCGCTATGTCGATAAGGACGAAGCCGCCTATATTTTAAGCGAATTTACAGCGCTTTATAACGAAGCGAAGAATTCCGTCGGCGGCGTGGAAACCGCTCAAGGGATTCTGACGGCGGCTTTCGGCGGGGAAAAAGCGCGGGAGATTATCGAGCGGGCAATACCGCCTGCTGCCGAACGGCCGTTCGATTTTTTGGACGGTATCGACGGAGAAAAGCTCAAGCGGCTCTTAGCAGACGAAATGCCTGCAACACAGGCGCTCGTGCTTTCTCAGCTGGAACCGAAAATAGCGGCCGCCTATATTACCGGTTTAAACGATGCGGAAAAGAAAGACATCGTGCTCCGCCTCGCGCGGCTTAAAACCATCAGTCCTGAAATTTTACAGACGGTAAGCACTTCGATGCGCGAAAAGTTTACCCGCATACGGACAGGCTCGGCTACCGAAGCGATCGACGGCCGCGCAGTACTTGCCGCTATTTTACGGCGCAGCGATTCCGAAACGGAACAGTTTATTTTACAGAACATCGCAGAAGCCAATCCCGAACTTGAACAAAATATCCGCGAACGGCTTTTTACTTTTGAAGATGTGCTCATTGCAGACGACCGTTTTTTACAGAAAAAATTATCCGGTATGGAAAGCTCAGTAATTGCCGCATTGATTTCTTATAAACCGGAAGTCTTTGTCAAAAAAATCCTCGATAATATTTCTAAAAACAGACAGCAGTTCATCCTTGACGATCAGGCGTCGAACCCCGTTTCCGTGCGGGAATGCCGCGAAGTTACCAATCGTTTTTTACAGGAATTGCGGAAAAGCTGGGAAGACGGCGAGCTACTCTTATTCGGAAAGGACGGAGATGACGTATGGATAACCTAA